TTTGTTATGTGATTTTTTTAGGCTATCCTCGTTTTTTATGCTtaactattttaattaattttaaataattttaatatttttattcttcgCTTTTATTGTCgtgattcttttttattttgattcatttttgtgtaaagcactttgaattaccattgtgtgtgAAATATGCTATAGCCTAAATAAACTTACCTTGctttatgaaatataaacaattatttaaatctaAAGTAGCTGTTTTACAGTTTGCCGATTTAAAtcctgtttttgtaagaaaaaagattatttgtctgtttaggCTATTTAAAATGGCCTGCTATTAGTGACTAAACCTCCATTTgtagtatgttttatttattttaaatttataaatataattttataatatacattttttttcctatgtaattttgacatttatttaatattattatttaatgcttaatgtaaatattctagaaaaaaaaacGGATTTAATGTGTGCAAAAAAAGTTTAGACTCTAAACTTCCAAGCCAAGTATAAAAGTTCAACCTATATTAATGATCATCTTTTTCCAAAGATTAAGCATCTCCTTTATCTGAGTGTTTATCAAAAAGGCTATTTTGTTTTTAAGACTTTCAAGCctaattttgtatattatttgtgGAAAGTGGCATTTATCATATGTAGAGCATTACTGCATGCCACAGTGTTTCTGCAAGCTCCAAaagaaatatatgttttttttttaaagttaagctaaaaatttaaaagaaaggTTTGCTGGAAATTGCAGGTAaatgtccaaaaaaataaataaaataaaaataagaaaacaaaaatttgGCTGTGCTCACATGCACATTTATGCATCTTTGAATGTGGGGAACCAATCAGCAGCTTTGTTGAAAACAGCCCCGATGAAACTTAGATAGCTAAAGAGCAAAACTATTTCTGGGTCAAGAAAGTGGTATtgaagaatttgcataaaaaatgtCCCGTTGCCTTACTCATATGAGCAGTGCTGATTTGAAGATGGGTTGAATGTAGCTTACAATGTCTGACCCACTCATCCTGCCATGGCTTCTCTGTTCATTCCTGTTCTCTGCAGTAACGTATCTCAAAAGGAAGACGAATGGATCTGTGCCAGGTGACAGATCTCCTCCAAGCCTCCCCTCACTGCACAACACTGATCAACCACCATCATGTAAAAGAGGCCCTGatcaaaaaaggaaaaatataagcAGGAAGGCCACGAACTGTAAATAAACTGCATCACTTTCATCACCATCTGAATTTcactaaaatatgcatttttttttctttttatgtttactttatatATTTGTCTTTAAGGTTACAATAGACTTGTTAACTCGAAGGTTCAGTTTCTATTGAGAAGATAAGTGAGTATCACTCTGGCCAACCtgattttactgtcacttttgcatGCAGAATAaatttattgatttctttaaaatcttactgaccccaaacatctAAACCGCAATTCTGGCACTCCACTTTCTTAGTAGTTGCTGGTTAGTTACCTAAGCtctcttaaaataatttttcgtCTTATGCTTTGCATtctaataaatatgtattttcctCCAAAATATTCCCAAATAAAGACCTCAAAATCTTGAGACAATGTTTTTCAATCAGAGTCAAACTGCTTCAAAAGAAATATGAGGAACACAAGGTAAATGTGCATATTCactattacaaaaatacaaattaatattctgaatattcCCTGGTTTTAATTAACATGAGTCCGTAAAAGATgtgaataataattgtaaaacagTTTTAGATGGAGTGTAACATTTCAACACATATATGAATTTTAATGCAGACTCAACAAACAGCAGCTGTCATTGTATTCCAAAGTGCATTTTAGAAAAAAAGCCAGTGCTTAAATATGATTTCTTATTCAATAACCTGGGATTTGTCTCCATCTACAGGTGTATTACAGTGATAACGTCCAGCGGGATCTCTGGATGCACTTCTGAGGGCCAAACGCAGCTCAGAGTATAACAACACCAGCAGCACTCATGATTATGTTGGTTTAACTGAAGACCACGTGCTCATGACTGTGGGGGACATCCTCTGGGCTGGGGTGGAGACCACTACCACTGTCCTGAAATGGTCAGTGATTATACCTTGTCCATAAGCCACCGGTAAATAAATATGCTTACGACTGGCTTTACTGAATCAGTTACAGTTTTCTTGTAATGAAACTTTGTAGATATTCGTTGCATTTGACATTAGGTGCAGAGAAAGATTCAGCAGGAGCTGGACAATAAGACTGGGAAACACCCTCAGCTCAGTGACAGAGGGAATCTCAAGGCCACTATTAGAGAGGGTCTGAGGATCTGATCCGTCTGCCCACTTCTCATCCCTCATGTGGTTCTCCAAGACACCAGGTAACATCCTAGAGATGCCCGCTGCTCAGCCTCTGCCTGATCTCCAGGGCAAGTTTAATATGGTTCTTCAACCCAAGAAATTTAAAGTCATTGCCAAACTATGAGCAGACTGGGAAAAAATCCCACTGATGCAGCAATGTTGAGTAAATGTATTATGTGTCTTTTGTACTCTTCGAgaatttgcttttttaaattcctGCTATCATATATCTTAAATCAAAcatgaataaaattaatatctTGAGACAGTGTAACTGAATGATCAACGTTAACTGAATAGAGTACAAACAGTCAGGGTCTAGAGCTACAAATCCCATTCACTTTCTCCGTGGGGAATTggctttttattaaattgttaatccatggtttatatatattttttaatatatatatttttttataattgtgtttAATTGTAATCCCtgatgaaaaactacattactcAAAATTCTGCAAAGAAATCTCAGCCGATCACAGAATTAAAAAAAGCCAAAAAAGAACACGTTAGCACCCACCCACTCCCACGTTATGTTTCGATTCATATCGTCTTTGACAAAAACTTATTAAAAATCCCCATGGGAAAAGATTAATTTAGAACAAATGTTCCTGAAGAAGGCAGGCACTGCCGTGTTGGATGCGTAATCAAATCACTGATAGAAATCCACTGGCTTTAACAGCTTTTTTTATTCATATGGAACATTCTTTGATATTAATTTGGTTGAGTCTTCTTATAAAATGCGGaaaatacagttttatatataaaaagaaagtgACTATGGATACAAAGCTAAAACATAGTACCAGGCTTGAATAAAAGATTAAGAGAAACAAAAGCAATTGGCTTGCAAAGCCTTCGTCACTTTCAGGGACAGAAACACACTCACTGCTCAGTGTCAAAACAGTGCAATGACAACTTTTTCAGACAAAATGAATGAACACATCTCATTTACAGTGAGCTAGCCAACATAGTTACTCAAATTTCCACTTGTAATCGATACCTTTGGTCTCAAACATTAAAGGATGATAGACAACAatgttggaacaacatgagcacCATTACTGTGACAGATGACTTGTTCTCCTCACTGATTTCGTAGCTTCAAGCTTTCACTTAATCGGTCAAATGTTATGATGCTATAACTGGTCCAAATCATTCAAAATGCTCAATATTCGGTTTAACCAAACAATACTGCtatataaatatttctgaagGCGCTACGTCAATGTTGGAATCTGCCTCCTAAACCGGTTTTTCCAGCCAGCACGCTATAGGAACCTAAATTACCAGCCACATcacatttgaaagaaaaatggcCACCATTTACACAGAAACACTGATCTGAAGATCAACACGGCTGGAAAGCCATCTTTGCCCAAGCTTAGACTATTATAGGACAGCTAACTGCTAATCCAAACCAAAGGTCAAACAAACGCAGTGGGCTGAAGAACAATCCAATTAAAGGAACCTACaacgacacacacactcacacacacacacacacacagacagtgtaGGGAATGCAGTGGAGCAGCTTAACAGTCTCACCACCACAGAAAAACATGTCTCAATTTCATCATCAACCCAACACAAGTGCTACACTAACATGACAGTAACCTTACCTGATCGGCTACAATAAAACGCACATTAAGAGCTTAATAAGGCCTATACATAAGTTACTGTTAGTGGTGCAAGAGTTCCCTTACAGTGTTAAACAACTTAAAAGCACTATGGGAGaatacagaaattaaattaaGGCAAAAAAACTATGATATCTCAATGATATGTTTTCGATGGAAGGCTTATCAAGTGATCATTTCAAACTAGATGTTACCTGTGACCAAAATCCTCACTCATACTGGCCCTTAATTCTTTTATTCTGAAATTCTACAACACACACTCTTCTCTTTAAGGCATATGAAAACTACTCAAATCAACAAAGGCACCTAGTGTAAATGTACAAGCTGGGTTCAgtctatatacaaaataatttcaGCCTTCATTTGAAGAGTCTTTGCATAATGAACTTCAAAATGTACTACTATATAGCATGTGGATCTATTCAGTTTATGCAAATAATCATGCAAAAAATTGGATAAAGCACAAGACCATGTTTTACAATGAtgagacaaaacaaagcaaatgGCAAACATCCTGCTAGGTAGGGAGCATGTTCACTTGTTGATACaaaaagacaatatatatatatatatatatatatatatatatttgagataaTAACTTTCCTTCATTTTTCTGAATAGCATCATGCAGATACTCCAGATCAAACATTCTAAGAAAAAACCgcgaaaagaaataaaaacaagaaacaacTGAATATTAAAGCTCTGAAGTAATAGCAGGCTGCTCTGTGGccatcttttcctttttttttttcttaaatcaataattcaccaaaaaaatgctaattctgtTATCAATTACTCAACTTCATATCATTGCAAACATATAAGACTTTAGCTTTTTttgaaacaaaaattaaaatacctTTAATCTAACCTGCATAATTTCTGTACCTCCTTTGAAATGTAAgctttattcacatataaacattgatcaggGAACACAGAGAAACAAAAGTTCAACTATACTTGCTTTTCGTGTAAGAAACGTCACTGGTTCTCGTGCATCACATATGTTTCATCTtttgtttaccatatttgatgtgctctatgtatatgcatatggatttattttacaatctttaattttttaaaagcatCAACTTTTAGAGGAATAGACTGTTTTAAAATGGATCTctggttttattaaaaatatatttgtgttttaaagataAACAGAAATCTTGTGCATTTGGAACACCATGACAGTGACTAAATATTAACAGATCACTCTGTTTTGGGCCCTTTTAAgtactttaaaatgttattaaaggtAAGAATTCAAGAGCAAAACCAAGTATCCCCAACCTTGAGAGCCATCTTCATCTCAGTAGGAGGCAATCAGCCCCCAAAAACCAACAAAAAGCCTACAGGCATGTCACACAAAGCTCGATAAGGCTATAAACTGAGGAGAATTTCCCCTGTGGCATTGATCGTGACCTCTCTGTGAGGCAACAGACCTATTAACGTCTTTACTAGATTACCCTATTAATCCATAAAAACCGTAAGGACTCACATATTAACACCCTtttaaaactctctctctcactcattcacacacacacacacacacacacacacacacacacacacacacatacacacacacacacacacacacacacacacacacacacacaaaagtacaCCCAAAGTGCCATTGCTGACAGTACAAACTGATGTATTTTGAGAAAGTAAAGGGAGACAGCAGTCTAAAGTAAGTCTCTGCTGGAACCGGTTGTGCTCAACTCTGGGGGTCTGTGTTATTGGTGTGATATGGACCATCCTGTTCATTGATGGTGTGCAGATGGAGGCAGACTGGAGGTCGCTGATGCTCTCTTTGCTCTAGAGGCACATCTGAGGCAGCCAGGCCCTGTTCCTCATCCCCTGGACCACGAGGAGGGCAGCTGCTGCTGTGGGGGTTGCAGCTATCACAGAAGTCCTGCTGCTCGTGCACCCCTCCATCCATGTGCCCAACAAGCTCTTTCATCTCCTCATCCTCTCCGTCCCCGGGCCCCTGGTTGCAAACGCATACCTCAATCCCAGAGTCACCTGTGAAGCGCCGGTGGCGTCCTGGAGTCTTTTCTTTGCTTTCGGGAGAACCGTCTTCTATGGGTTCAGTTAGATCCTCGCCGGAGCTGCCCTGTTTGAGCAGGCTATGTGAGGTAGCGCACGCCACCTGCTGGGGCTGCCCTTCCTCTTCTCGGCTGAGGTACTGTGGCTTGTGGGTGTTTCTGACAGGGTGGTGTGCAGTGGGAGTATGTGGCTGCTCTACGCAGGGTCCCGGGGAACAGTTGTCAGATGCAGACGGGACGACGGGGCTGGACTCCAGTGGAGGGCAGAGCTCATCTGGTTGTTCAGAGCACAGGGAGTCAGTGCTGGGGGACTGGCCTGGCTGAGAGGCACTGTACGGAGGCGGGGGCGTCGGAGGTCTGTTCTCCACTTCCTCGTATGCGGGTAAGAGGTAGCCAGGCAGGAACCCTGGAGAAGAGAATGAGAAAGAGAcgaagaaatgcatttattaactGCCCATGACTAAAGCAAACAATTTTTTTCTAAGGAGCAATGAACAGATCAAGTAGTTACATGAAAGGTTATTTAACCTATGGAGTTTAATTTGCACATAACTATAATCTTCCCAAAAACCATATTTCTTCACCCATACATTAGTGTCTGCATTTGACTGATAAGATCTCTGTGGCCAAAACTAAACTGCACCTTGATAAGATGAATTCATGTTATATTGTATTGATTAGCGGCAACATGACTGAATGAAGTTGGTACTGACTGAAATAGAAGGGTAGAGAAGTGTAATTATGGGCTTCTCTGTAAGCGATGAGGTTGATCTCATGCTGCCGTTGCTGTTGTTGCAGTCTTTGTTTGGCTCGACGGTGGTGACACACACAGCAGCAGCCCAGAATGATGATGAGAGTCAGAACCAACCAAAACCCTGATTAAAGAGCACAAACATAACATAGTACTGTTAATGAGTGAAGAGAACATCATGTCTGAACCAGGCACAGCACACCATAAAATCACAACTCTTCCATTTTAATCAGAGTCGTTGTCACCAGTGTTGCCTAACGAGACATTTTGTTAGTTGCTTGGTTTTCTTCATTGTGTCTTGTCTTAAAGCCCGAACCACAGTCAAATCTCAGGCTTAACATCTTGATTGGCTGCACACTGTGTACACACTATTTAAAGCTTTGGGGTGGgtatgattttttatatatatatatatatatatatatatatatatatatatatataaatacacattacGGTAATGCAGTAGGCATAAAAGTAAAGCATAGCATAAagtaaaataactttcatatgttaatatattttaaaatgcaattcattcctgtgttggcaaagccgaattttcagcagccatttttcagtgtcacatgatccttcagaaatcattctaatatgccgatttgtctgctcaagaaacatttcttggtatcaatgttgaaaacagtaaaatattttttgtggaaactgtgatgcacttTTTCGGGATTCTTTGAAGGATAGAACTTTCAAAGGaagagaatttatttgaaatacagtcATTATTTTGCTTCGTAAATGTCATTATTGTCACGTTTGATCATTTTTTAagcatccatgctgaataaaagtatcaatttctttaaaaaaataaaaataaaattctacaaAATACTTCCATACAGAAATGTCTTCTCCCAAAACAACCTAACAATTTGGCACCAGATCACAGGAGTAGAATGTACTGGACATTAGGGCGTGAGGCTCATCAGCCAGCGGTTCAAGTCGTGCAGGTCAAGGTCATGTGAGATCCAAGTGTGTGAAATTTTGCCCCAAATTATGCAGAGAATATTCTGGCAGACATGGAAGGGGGGCTGTTTACAAGGGCTAATCTGATCCAGTTACACTGGATTTGTGTCTGTCCGGGTCACATGTATTTGGCACATTGTATAAAACCCAAAGTGCAGCTCCTTGAGACAGCAGACGATGTGCTGTAATTACTGTGTAGATGAGGTTAGTCCTCAGTTATTAAAATAGATGGTACTCCAGAGGGAGAGGGGTAATTTGATAACACAGGAACACTGCCAATGGGCGTGAACAAGGCAGAACAACAACTAGATAAGCCAATGACATAAAACTTAGAAGCAATACACACATATCATACCCATAATTAAAACCAATGAAAGATGTttgaaaaaggacaaaaaaattatatccaTTGTACTGAGGTCACTTACATTTGTGCTTCAAATTACAGTAGATATAGTTCCAGTAAGCTATCTGATTGAGCACCTAAATCCCATTACTatttacggaaactaaacaattACATTGTCAAACACGAGCCATGACTTGGATGTCTTTTTCCATGTTGCCTCCTGTCCAACCCACAGCTGACATCAGAAGCTTATTGCAAACAACTTGAGAACAAAAGCAGGTGGCATGTTACACCCCTAAATGCTATTACAACTGTATTAAAATGCTGAATCATTTCAA
Above is a genomic segment from Carassius carassius chromosome 30, fCarCar2.1, whole genome shotgun sequence containing:
- the LOC132110652 gene encoding WW domain binding protein 1-like — its product is MSYRVADVSKATGKDGMWGVGYIKLGMGLFVSNAVIGPIVSVTVEAALTESRLSCVGVNNQSYFCDSGHCCGESQCCSYYYEVWWFWLVLTLIIILGCCCVCHHRRAKQRLQQQQRQHEINLIAYREAHNYTSLPFYFRFLPGYLLPAYEEVENRPPTPPPPYSASQPGQSPSTDSLCSEQPDELCPPLESSPVVPSASDNCSPGPCVEQPHTPTAHHPVRNTHKPQYLSREEEGQPQQVACATSHSLLKQGSSGEDLTEPIEDGSPESKEKTPGRHRRFTGDSGIEVCVCNQGPGDGEDEEMKELVGHMDGGVHEQQDFCDSCNPHSSSCPPRGPGDEEQGLAASDVPLEQREHQRPPVCLHLHTINEQDGPYHTNNTDPQS